In Pararge aegeria chromosome 5, ilParAegt1.1, whole genome shotgun sequence, one DNA window encodes the following:
- the LOC120623616 gene encoding Bardet-Biedl syndrome 7 protein homolog isoform X4, which yields MDYDLTRIDYALCGITYPDALKILPVSEQKSQQKFVIGDKNGILQCMSIKDEEPVIHFKTLPGKSITSVQLASSSGNNVDKIFAASGNEVKGYTRKGKVFLSIETSVAETITSIICILRCVFGSDLVLCSGRTVTFYRELQEVYCYLCDDRVLDAVAFATPNNNRVRLLVLIANKEAVIIENGSLYKRTYIAAGPTRITVPSCLHSTEVCAFYGGADGSIGLIFYEDPDLLNKCLVEGCGLGSVMCVGWFYTGAGTHLAVGRHDGSIQLYQINTDNLKEKPRLKFTYFSGEPVTSVYGGCIGTDEPELLVATFSGRIFGLRPRRLVSGNVPISNIKNGDAFVLRRSKLETEIARLEKQTASERDKYQRNTRSIFPGISAPPLLDIQFELSGATSNGWQEVKIICAVSLDMLFIYCQNKLEIQTDSAAVLSLCSAQDTEDTELLATIRCQAGTRRLWLRMRTLSLSETKLEGTRVFIYVLPAGAPRVARIIKLHLPTLPHYSKYESLEVENQNSSWCEVRVSGGFSVAEMTAWLAEAIPGELPRPASNVALARSHTILGTLLICRYQEYLCRIGREATPKCHHCGGDRDTAQHTLEECPAWDQERHLLISHVGRDLSPAAVIAAMLAEDRAWKAVVSFCETVLVKKEAAERNRERANPGRRRQRPRAGANHARSPAQ from the exons ATGGATTACGACTTAACACGTATTGATTACGCTCTTTGTGGTATAACATATCCGgatgcattaaaaatattaccagTGTCAGAACAGAAATCACAACAAAAG TTCGTAATTGGAGATAAAAATGGAATATTGCAATGTATGAGTATAAAAGATGAGGAACCagtaattcattttaaaacttTGCCAGGAAAATCCATTACTTCAGTGCAACTTGCATCTTCGTCAG GAAACAACGTTGATAAAATTTTCGCAGCTTCAGGAAACGAAGTGAAAGGTTACACCAGGAAAGGCAAAGTATTTCTCAGCATTGAAACTTCAGTTGCGGAAACCATAACATCCAT aATTTGCATCCTTAGGTGTGTGTTCGGTAGTGATTTGGTGCTCTGTAGTGGCAGAACGGTTACATTCTACAGAGAATTGCAAGAGGTTTATTGCTACTTGTGTGATGACAGAGTTCTTGATGCCGTCGCCTTTGCTACGCCAAAT AATAATAGAGTACGTCTTCTTGTACTTATCGCTAACAAGGAAGCAGTAATAATTGAAAATGGAAGTCTATACAAACGCACTTACATCGCAGCTGGACCGACTCGTATCACAGTTCCATCTTGTTTACATTCAACAGAAGTCTGTGCATTTTATGGCGGTGCTGATGGTTCTAtcggattaatattttatgagga TCCAGATTTATTAAACAAATGCTTAGTAGAAGGATGTGGTTTGGgatcagttatgtgcgttggaTGGTTTTACACCGGTGCAGGCACGCATCTAGCTGTTGGGCGACACGATGGCTCAATACAATTATACCAAATTAATACcgacaatttaaaagaaaaacctcGACTGAAGTTTACTTAC TTTTCAGGTGAACCAGTTACTTCCGTGTATGGAGGTTGCATTGGAACAGATGAGCCAGAGTTGCTAGTTGCTACTTTTTCTGGAAGGATATTTGGTTTAAGACCACGCAGACTTGTTTCAGGAAATGTTCccataagtaatattaaaaacggGGACGCTTTTGTTCTACGACGCTCGAAACTTGA GACCGAAATTGCAAGATTAGAAAAACAAACTGCAAGTGAACGAGATAAATATCAACGTAACACTCGGTCCATATTTCCAGGAATATCAGCACCACCTCTGCTGGATATTCAATTTGAG CTTTCAGGAGCCACAAGTAATGGTTGgcaagaagttaaaataatatgtgcGGTTTCTCTGGATATGTTGTTTATATACTGTCAAAACAAGCTTGAAATTCAGACAGACAGTGCCGCCGTTCTCAGCTTATGTTCAGCACAG GATACGGAAGATACAGAGCTCCTTGCAACAATTCGATGTCAAGCAGGAACTCGACGACTCTGGTTACGTATGCGCACACTATCACTGAGCGAAACAAAATTGGAGGGTACCcgggttttcatttacgtattgCCGGCAGGCGCTCCTAGAGTAGCGCGGATAATCAAATTACATCTACCAACTCTGCCGCACTATTCTAAATACGAGTCGTTAGAAGTTGAAAATCAAAATAG TTCTTGGTGTGAGGTACGTGTATCAGGAGGCTTTTCGGTAGCCGAAATGACAGCTTGGTTAGCAGAAGCTATTCCGGGAGAATTACCGCGACCAGCTAGTAATGTTGCTTTGGCACGGTCTCACACAATTCTTGGAACATTGCTAATTTGTAGATATCA GGAGTACCTGTGTCGGATTGGTCGTGAGGCGACACCAAAATGTCACCATTGCGGAGGAGACCGGGACACCGCGCAGCATACACTCGAAGAGTGCCCTGCCTGGGACCAGGAGCGCCATCTACTGATCAGCCACGTTGGAAGAGATCTTTCTCCTGCAGCAGTGATAGCAGCAATGCTCGCGGAGGATAGAGCGTGGAAGGCGGTAGTCTCCTTCTGCGAAACTGTACTAGTCAAGAAGGAGGCTGCTGAGCGAAATCGAGAGCGAGCCAATCCTGGTCGGAGAAGACAGCGCCCAAGAGCTGGTGCTAACCACGCTCGTTCACCTGCTCAATAG
- the LOC120623618 gene encoding translation initiation factor eIF-2B subunit epsilon, protein MENDKENVVQAVVIMDVFNNNFAPISNTKPMGLLSVAGVPLIDYVLESLVSGGVGETILFCCQDAPKIKDHIKKCKQEKVPWTLMMDVQVMTSDICQTMGDVMREIDAAAMVRGYFVLLGVNTITNINFAALLEQHKQTCKKDKGAAMTLVYKEVAWEHPIISNDKSFLLAADGNTHKVLMHQKYKPKSKESTVSLPLEIVLQHSEVKLHHNLVDANIALCSPSVPPLFSDNFDFQTRSDFIHGILINEDILASTLYYTLIKENQYAAAITNWKTYQIVCSDILHNWAYPLSIETGSFYKNSYMFMGNHNFRKINSTLSRSCTLKEDVLIGADTHISDMTLVSNSMIGNNCKIGGNVEIQGSHIMNNVVIKDNCKILNSFIDNNCTVDNNSHLEGVIAASNVCVVANSENKGNIFEGLKTESEKALLKSTSESGTEWENESSRDGEDDFVGFEKKWSDSESCYSSDSSAESSLADSPVPDDTNIFLQEVIDSLARGYEDKLKCDYLILEINSSRYAYNIQLHEVNFFVIRALLSMPVLVDCKNVLNTVKDIMKFFHPVITNYIKSDSSIMDCLRAVEDSCIKNEWLNGKTGQIIHLLYESDIVDEDSLLEWYRDLKENESILAEQTSVVKFFEWLQQASEESEDSD, encoded by the exons ATGGAAAACGATAAGGAAAACGTTGTTCAAGCGGTGGTAATAATGGATGTTTTCAATAACAACTTTGCTCCAATCAGTAATACCAAACCTATG GGATTACTTTCCGTTGCAGGAGTACCTCTAATAGATTACGTACTGGAATCTTTGGTATCTGGAGGTGTTGGAGAAACCATTCTTTTTTGCTGTCAAGATGCCCCTAAAATTAAGGATCATATAAA aaaatgtaagcAAGAAAAAGTGCCATGGACGTTAATGATGGATGTGCAGGTCATGACTTCAGACATTTGTCAAACTATGGGAGATGTAATGAGAGAAATAGATGCTGCTGCTATGGTCCGCGGATACTTTGTACTGTTAGGAGtaaatacaataacaaatattaattttgctgCATTGTTAGAGCAAcacaa acagACCTGTAAAAAGGATAAAGGAGCTGCTATGACACTTGTATACAAAGAGGTTGCTTGGGAGCACCCTATTATTAGCAATGACAAATCATTTTTATTGGCAGCTGATGGCAATACACATAAAGTTTTGATGCATCAGAAGTATAAACCAAAATCAAAGGAAAGTACAGTTTCTTTACCTTTG gaaATTGTTTTACAACATTCTGAAGTCAAGTTACATCATAATTTAGTGGACGCGAACATAGCTCTTTGCTCTCCATCAGTGCCACCACTCTTTTCAGATAATTTTGATTTTCAAACAAGAAGTGATTTTATCCATGGAATTCTCATAAATGAGGACATTTTGGCGAGTACTTTGTACTAtacattaataaaagaaaatcaatATGCTGCAGCCATAACAAATTGGAAAACATACCAAATtgtttg TTCGGACATACTACACAACTGGGCATACCCTTTGTCAATTGAAACAggttctttttataaaaatagctaTATGTTTATGGGCAATCACAACTTTAGGAAGAttaattcaactttaagcag ATCCTGTACATTAAAAGAGGATGTTCTTATTGGAGCAGATACACACATTAGTGATATGACATTAGTATCCAATTCTATGATTGGCAACAATTGTAAAATTGGAGGTAATGTTGAAATTCAAGGGAGTCATATTATGAACAATGTGGTGATTAAAGATAATTGTAAAATACTGAACAGCTTTATAGACAATAATTGCACAGTTGACAATAACTCTCATTTAGAAGGTGTAATTGCTGCATCTAATGTATGTGTAGTTGCTAATAGTGAAAACAaaggaaatatttttgaagGATTGAAAACTGAGAGTG aaaaagCATTGTTAAAATCAACATCAGAAAGTGGAACAGAGTGGGAAAATGAGTCATCAAGAGATGGAGAAGATGACTTTGTTGGATTTGAAAAGAAATGGAGTGACAGTGAGTCCTGTTATTCTTCGGACAGTAGTGCTGAATCTTCTTTAGCCGATTCTCCAGTACCTGACGATACTAACA TATTCCTTCAAGAAGTTATAGACAGTTTAGCAAGAGGTTATGAAGATAAACTCAAATGTGATTACCTCATATTAGAAATTAATTCCTCAAGATATGCCTACAATATTCAGTTGCATGAAGTGAACTTCTTTGTTATTAGAGCACTACTTTCAATGCCAGTATTGGTTGATTGCAAAAATGTCCTTAACACAGTAAAAGACATAATGAAGTTTTTCCATCCAGTTATAACTAATTATATTAAGAGTGATTCTTCCATTATGGATTGCTTGAGAGCTGTTGAA GATAGCTGTATTAAAAATGAATGGCTTAATGGAAAAACAGGACAAATAATCCACCTTCTGTACGAATCAGATATTGTTGACGAGGACTCCTTGTTAGAATGGTACAGAGACTTGAAAGAAAATGAAAGTATACTTGCTGAACAAACATCAGTTGTAAAGTTCTTTGAATGGCTTCAACAAGCAAGTGAGGAAAGTGAAGACTcagactaa
- the LOC120623619 gene encoding anaphase-promoting complex subunit 10 yields the protein MASEKDPLASERSGSVREVGNHAIWSLSSCKPGFGIDQLRDDCMDTYWQSDGQLPHLVNIQFQRKTMVSHIYIYTDYKLDESYTPSRISIRAGTHFNDLQEIEVIELIEPSGWEMIPIKDIHDRPIRTYMIQIAVLSNHQNGRDTHMRQIKIHSPCEPTSFDINKFRNFSTVQFQQYATIR from the exons ATGGCTTCTGAAAAGGATCCACTCGCTAGCGAGAGGTCTGGATCAGTAAGGGAAGTCGGAAACCATGCAATATGGAGTTTATCTTCCTGCAAACCCG GGTTTGGCATTGACCAATTAAGAGATGACTGTATGGACACTTACTGGCAATCAGATGGTCAACTACCTCACTTAGTCAACATACAGTTTCAAAGAAAAACTATGGTttctcatatttatatttatactgaTTATAAATTGGATGAGAGTTATACGCCAAGCAGAATTTCTATACGAGCTGGAACACATTTTAATGACCTACAGGAAATAGAAGTTATTGAATTGATAGAACCCAGTG GTTGGGAAATGATACCAATTAAGGATATTCATGACAGACCTATCAGGACCTATATGATACAAATAGCAGTATTAAGCAATCATCAAAATGGAAGAGACACACATAtgagacaaataaaaatacattcccCATGTGAACCAACTTCATTTGATATCAATAAATTTAGAAACTTTTCAACTGTACAATTCCAGCAATATGCTACAATTCGATaa